A single region of the Montipora capricornis isolate CH-2021 chromosome 13, ASM3666992v2, whole genome shotgun sequence genome encodes:
- the LOC138028731 gene encoding U6 snRNA-associated Sm-like protein LSm1 yields the protein MSFLPGTASLIKEIDKRLMVVLRDGRTLIGYLRSIDQFANLLLQDTIERIHVGEKYGDIPRGIFLVRGENMVLVGEIDEEREANSKLKEVSVAEILEAQREEQTVKEEEEKVKTKARMKRGLPVNASDTYLNSDDMFG from the exons ATGAGCTTTCTCCCTGGGACAGCTAGTCTCATCAAGGAGATCGATA AAAGACTGATGGTTGTCCTCAGAGATGGAAGAACACTGATAGGATACTTAAGATCTATTGATCAGTTTG cgAATCTGTTGCTTCAAGATACCATAGAAAGAATTCATGTTGGAGAGAAATATGGTGATATTCCAAGAGGAATTTTTCTTGTCAGGGGAGAAAACATGGTCCTTGTGGGAGAGATA GATGAAGAGAGAGAAGCAAACTCGAAGCTAAAAGAGGTATCAGTGGCAGAAATTCTTGAAGCACAAAGAGAAGAACAGACTGTGAAAGAAGAAGAGGAGAAAGTCAAGACAAAGGCAAGAATGAAGAGAGGACTCCCTGTAAATGCATCAGACACTTACCTCAATAGTGATGATATGTTTGGTTAA
- the LOC138028729 gene encoding 2-acylglycerol O-acyltransferase 1-like — protein MTLVEFAPIRIPLHRRLETAAVALYYYSFFFGALIGTLTILGLFFTSYYPIAILYITWAYLIDGKTPEHGGRRSNYIRRLRVWKYFRDYFPITLIKTAELDPSKNYVFGYHPHGILCAGAFCNFATEATDFSSVFPGITPHLVPLMALFKPPLFRDNIMSRGMIDFSRERSEYILSKKGPGNSVVIVVGGAEEAFDAHPGNYSIILKPRKGFVKLALRTGASLVPVFAFGEIDLFKQVTNPRGSWLRDIQQKIQRKVAFAPVLFHGRGVFQYTFGLLPYRKPVNVVVGEPIPVTKVENPTPEQLDHLHSAYIEELKKLFEEHKAKYNVPESTELLIY, from the exons ATGACTTTGGTTGAGTTTGCACCGATTCGGATTCCCCTCCATCGCCGATTGGAGACGGCAGCAGTCGCCCTCTATTACTACTCATTTTTCTTTGGTGCTCTAATTGGCACATTGACAATCCTTGGACTGTTTTTTACGTCCTACTATCCTATAGCTATTCTCTATATAACATGGGCCTATCTCATTGATGGAAAGACACCAGAGCACGGAGGACGAAGATCGAACTATATTAGAAGACTACGAGTGTGGAAGTATTTTCGCGATTATTTCCCGATAACTTTGATCAAAACAGCGGAACTTGATCCGAGCAAAAATTACGTGTTTGGCTACCATCCCCATGGAATTCTTTGCGCGGGGGCTTTCTGCAATTTCGCAACCGAAGCTACGGATTTTAGCAGTGTCTTTCCAGGGATCACTCCACATTTGGTGCCTCTTATGG cTTTGTTCAAGCCTCCACTATTCCGAGACAATATAATGAGTAGAGGCATGATAGATTTCTCTCGAGAGAGAAGTGAGTACATTTTGAGCAAGAAAGGACCTGGAAATTCAGTAGTAATTGTGGTGGGAGGTGCTGAGGAAGCATTTGATGCTCACCCTGGTAACTACTCGATTATTCTGAAACCTCGGAAAGGATTTGTAAAGTTGGCTCTAAGAACTGG AGCTTCTCTTGTTCCAGTCTTCGCATTTGGAGAAATTGACCTATTTAAACAAGTCACTAATCCCAGAGGATCTTGGCTGCGTGATATTcaacaaaaaattcaaagaaaagttGCATTTGCTCCAGTACTTTTTCATGGACGTGGAGTTTTTCAGTACACTTTTGGATTATTGCCATACAGGAAACCAGTTAATGTTGTCG TTGGGGAGCCTATTCCTGTGACGAAAGTGGAAAACCCAACTCCTGAGCAACTAGACCACCTCCACTCTGCTTATATTGAAGAGCTCAAGAAATTGTTTGAAGAGCATAAAGCCAAGTACAATGTCCCTGAATCAACAGAACTTCTTATTTACTGA
- the LOC138028728 gene encoding 2-acylglycerol O-acyltransferase 2-A-like yields MRHEYPLSRETSKIHEVTNSKDQDFTLGIKATSHFHETGVKEYFFFRQKMSRKQRQGILTRNSFSFRMYKEPLQFLVALFKALVFVFGHTIAILLTLYILLTPLYGIMVVYLLWTYCFDLKRSSKGGRRSETFRRLKSWEYLRDYFPVRLIRTEKLDPDRNYIMGYHPHGIMCAGAWTNFATEATGYSSLFPGIKAHLLTLTLVFKFPIFRDYLMAAGICDVSKESIQHILTQQGNGNAVIIAIGGAAESLDAHPGSYTLTLRHRKGFAKMALRTGAYLVPVFSFGENDLFNQVSNPRGSRLRTFQTKLMKVLSFAPPLFFGRGFSPKLIGFAPHRKPISTVVGAPIRVKRVVPNPSAAQVNRLHKKYVHGLVSLFEEHKHRYGLPKSVKLTIV; encoded by the exons ATGCGTCATGAGTATCCTCTGTCACGTGAAACATCCAAAATCCATGAGGTGACAAACTCCAAAGATCAAGATTTCACACTTGGTATAAAAGCAACCTCTCATTTTCATGAAACTGGTGTCAAGGAGTATTTCTTCTTTCGTCAAAAAATGTCTAGGAAGCAAAGGCAAGGAATTCTGACGAGAAATTCCTTTAGCTTCAGGATGTATAAAGAACCGCTTCAATTTCTTGTGGCTCTTTTCAAGGCACTGGTGTTCGTTTTTGGACACACCATTGCCATCCTTTTAACATTATACATTCTCTTAACACCCTTGTACGGTATTATGGTTGTTTATTTGCTCTGGACTTACTGTTTTGACTTGAAGCGGTCATCGAAAGGCGGCAGAAGATCTGAAACATTTCGGCGGTTGAAGAGTTGGGAATATTTACGTGATTACTTTCCTGTACGACTCATTCGAACAGAAAAGCTTGATCCTGACAGAAACTACATCATGGGATACCATCCGCACGGAATAATGTGCGCAGGAGCTTGGACTAACTTTGCCACCGAAGCAACTGGCTACAGCAGTCTCTTTCCTGGTATCAAAGCACACCTTCTCACCCTAACAT tGGTGTTCAAGTTTCCAATTTTCCGTGACTATTTGATGGCTGCAGGAATCTGTGATGTATCCAAAGAGAGCATCCAACACATTCTGACACAGCAAGGAAACGGAAATGCAGTGATAATTGCTATTGGTGGAGCAGCGGAGTCACTTGATGCTCATCCAGGCTCTTACACTTTGACACTTAGACACAGGAAAGGATTTGCAAAGATGGCTTTGAGAACAGG ggCATATCTTGTTCCGGTGTTTTCTTTTGGTGAAAATGATTTATTTAACCAAGTCAGCAATCCAAGAGGTTCACGACTAAGAACTTTTCAAACAAAGTTGATGAAAGTGTTGTCCTTTGCACCCCCATTGTTCTTTGGAAGAGGTTTCTCCCCAAAACTTATTGGTTTTGCACCACACAGGAAACCAATCTCCACTGTAG TCGGTGCTCCCATCCGAGTAAAGAGAGTGGTACCAAATCCAAGTGCAGCGCAAGTTAACAGACTTCACAAAAAGTATGTCCACGGCCTTGTTAGTCTCTTTGAGGAACACAAGCACAGATATGGATTGCCAAAAAGTGTTAAACTCACAATAGTGTGA